From the Pectobacterium carotovorum genome, one window contains:
- the cydD gene encoding heme ABC transporter permease/ATP-binding protein CydD: MKKTRQQELTAWLKQQSKLAQRWLRISLLLGFLSGALIVAQAWLLATLLHALIIEHASRESLLSPFLLLIATFVLRALNSVLRERVGFLCGQAVRQQIRKLVLDRLQQLGPAWVQGKPAGSWATMILEQVDDMQDYYARYLPQMYLAALIPLLILITIFPINWAAGLILFLTAPLIPLFMALVGMGAADANRRNFLALARLSGHFLDRLRGMETLRLFHRGKAETEQIRHASEDFRSRTMEVLRMAFLSSGVLEFFASISIAVVAVYFGFSYLGELDFGHYGMGVTLFAGFLVLILAPEFFQPLRDLGTFYHAKAQAIGAAESLVTFLAEEGETVGFGTQVFSSDTAIAIRAEDLVVLAPNGTPLTQPLTFDIRAGERIALVGLSGAGKSSLLNALLGFLPYRGSLTVNGQALNTLTPESWRKQLSWVGQNPHLPEQTLRSNILLGNPQASIVELQQAIERAYVQEFLPQLPQGLETTIGDGAARLSVGQAQRVAVARALIHPCNLLLLDEPSASLDAHSEELVMTALNDAARHQTTLLVTHQLADITEYDAIWVMDGGRLVQQGDYQTLRAEAGPFATLLAQRQEAL; the protein is encoded by the coding sequence CTGAAACAGCAGAGTAAGCTGGCGCAACGTTGGCTACGAATTTCACTGCTGCTTGGATTCCTGAGCGGCGCGTTAATCGTGGCACAAGCCTGGCTGTTAGCTACGCTGCTTCATGCCTTGATCATCGAGCATGCTTCCCGTGAATCCCTGCTCTCTCCCTTCCTTCTGCTGATCGCCACATTCGTTCTGCGAGCGCTCAACAGTGTGTTACGCGAGCGCGTCGGTTTTCTGTGCGGACAGGCGGTGCGACAGCAAATTCGTAAGTTGGTACTGGATCGATTGCAACAGCTTGGCCCTGCCTGGGTACAAGGCAAACCCGCCGGCAGTTGGGCAACGATGATTCTTGAGCAGGTTGATGACATGCAGGATTATTACGCCCGCTACCTGCCGCAAATGTATCTTGCCGCGCTGATTCCGTTGCTTATCTTAATCACAATCTTCCCGATCAACTGGGCTGCTGGCTTGATTTTGTTTCTGACTGCCCCGCTCATTCCGCTTTTTATGGCGCTGGTCGGCATGGGCGCGGCGGATGCCAACCGACGCAATTTCCTAGCGCTGGCACGCCTGAGCGGACATTTCCTCGATCGCCTGCGCGGAATGGAGACGCTACGTCTATTTCATCGTGGCAAGGCAGAAACTGAACAAATCCGCCACGCTTCCGAAGATTTCCGTAGCCGCACGATGGAAGTGCTGCGCATGGCGTTTCTCTCCTCGGGCGTATTGGAATTTTTTGCCTCCATTTCGATCGCCGTTGTCGCCGTCTATTTCGGTTTCTCTTATCTCGGGGAACTGGATTTCGGCCATTACGGAATGGGAGTGACGCTATTCGCCGGTTTTCTCGTGTTGATTCTGGCGCCGGAATTTTTTCAGCCTCTGCGCGATTTGGGTACGTTCTATCATGCTAAGGCTCAGGCTATTGGCGCAGCAGAATCGCTGGTGACCTTTTTAGCCGAGGAAGGCGAAACGGTAGGCTTTGGCACCCAAGTATTCAGCAGTGATACCGCCATTGCCATTCGGGCGGAAGATCTGGTTGTCCTCGCGCCGAATGGCACGCCGCTAACTCAACCGTTGACGTTCGATATTCGCGCAGGCGAGCGTATCGCGCTGGTCGGCCTCAGCGGCGCAGGAAAAAGCTCGCTACTTAATGCACTGCTGGGGTTCCTGCCCTATCGCGGATCATTGACCGTAAACGGTCAGGCCTTAAACACGCTAACGCCTGAATCATGGCGTAAGCAACTGAGCTGGGTTGGGCAAAATCCCCATTTACCGGAGCAGACGCTGCGTAGCAATATTCTGCTGGGCAACCCGCAGGCCAGCATTGTGGAGTTACAGCAGGCGATTGAACGTGCCTATGTGCAGGAATTTTTACCGCAGCTTCCACAAGGGCTGGAAACCACGATCGGTGACGGCGCAGCGCGCTTATCCGTCGGTCAGGCGCAGCGCGTTGCCGTTGCCCGTGCACTGATCCATCCTTGCAACTTACTGCTGCTGGATGAACCGTCAGCCAGTCTTGATGCCCATAGCGAAGAGCTGGTTATGACGGCGTTGAACGACGCTGCGCGTCACCAGACCACGCTGCTGGTGACGCACCAGCTCGCCGATATCACCGAATATGACGCGATTTGGGTCATGGACGGCGGTCGGTTAGTCCAACAAGGTGATTATCAAACACTCCGAGCCGAAGCAGGCCCCTTTGCGACGCTGCTGGCACAACGACAGGAGGCGCTGTAA